The following are encoded in a window of Sphaeramia orbicularis chromosome 20, fSphaOr1.1, whole genome shotgun sequence genomic DNA:
- the LOC115411711 gene encoding uncharacterized protein LOC115411711 — MASMHCVDAAGIFSRIVALGCVVRRSYAVRGPLSLVHIDTNHKLIRYNIVVFGGVDGYSRKIMYLNAATNKAATAFSFFMRSTQLHGLPSRVRGDQGVENVDIARYMFATRGTGRASFISGKSVHNQRIERLWRDVWVAVTCKYHDVLHSLEEDGLLDISDVVHLFGPTLTPSSEDGIIILYGQKEVSLPNSCGVWDIYKILDEGERLEELQDPDIDWESVILQEGSNGAVVVPEMECPLDDEALEELQRTVDPLGHSQSHGCDLYMQFLHKVSDITTSVKT; from the exons ATGGCCTCCATGCATTGTGTTGATGCTGCAGGGATCTTCTCCCGGATCGTGGCACTAGGATGTGTTGTACGAAGAAGTTATGCTGTGCGAGGCCCTCTATCTCTGGTCCACATTGACACCAATCACAAACTCATAAG GTACAATATTGTGGTCTTCGGTGGAGTAGATGGCTACTCAAGAAAG ATCATGTACTTGAATGCTGCAACAAATAAAGCAGCAACTGCATTCTCATTCTTCATGAGATCAACCCAGCTCCATGGCTTACCATCCAG GGTAAGAGGGGATCAGGGTGTCGAAAATGTAGACATCGCACGCTACATGTTTGCCACAAGGGGAACAGGAAGAGCAAGCTTCATCTCTGGAAAGAGCGTACACAACCAGAG AATAGAGCGACTTTGGCGTGACGTCTGGGTTGCAGTTACTTGCAAGTACCATGATGTCCTGCATTCTCTAGAGGAAGATGGTCTGCTTGATATCTCTGATGTGGTACACCTCTTTGG GCCGACCTTGACACCTTCATCAGAGGATGGGATAATCATACTCTACGGACAGAAGGAGGTCTCACTCCCGAACAGCTGTGGTGTATGGGACATCTACAAGATTCTGGATGAAGGGGAAAGACTTGAG GAACTTCAAGACCCAGACATCGACTGGGAGAGTGTCATACTGCAAGAGGGCTCTAATGGAGCAGTTGTGGTTCCTGAAATGGAATGCCCACTGGATGATGAAGCCCTGGAGGAACTTCAGAGAACTGTTGATCCTCTGGGACATTCTCAGTCACATGGTTGTGACTTATACATGCAGTTCTTGCACAAGGTGTCTGACATTACAACATCAGTAAAAACATAA